The genomic window AACTTCTGTAACACCACTTGGAACACAAACTATAACTCTAGGTTTAAATAGTCTTTTGCCAAGTGATTTTTTTATAAAGTGCTTTAACATTTTTTCTGTTATGTCGTAATCTGAAATAACGCCCTCTCGGAGCGGTCTTATAGCCACTATATTTCCAGGAGTCCTTCCAAGCATTTGGCGAGCTTCCTCCCCAACAGCCAAAAGTCTCCCTGTATTTCTATCTATTGCAACAACTGATGGTTCCTGAAGCACTATTCCCTTTCCCTTTATGTAAACAAGCACACTTGCTGTACCTAAATCAATCCCGATATCCGTTCTAAACATACTCCACTCCACCTTTATCAATCATTTTGTTTTGAATTCAAAATCATAAAATATCAATCGCAATACAACCTATTTATAGTTTACCGTAAAACATCTATCTTGGCTATACTCCTATGTGAATTTTCTAATTTTTTATAAACAAAAAACTAATCCATACCACCATTTCAATGTCAAATAAATCCAATAATCAAAAAAGATGATGAATTATAAAATCCATCATCTTTGTATATTACTTCTTTTCTTCTGCAACATCCAATCGAACTCTTGCTTTTTTCAAAGATTCGTTTGCTCTCTTAGAGTCTGTTTCTTCGCCACCATCTTTTAGACGACCTTCAGCGCGATTTTTCGCATCTTCAGCTCTTTTTACATCTATTTCATGTGGCCACTCTGCAGCTTCGGCAACAATAACTACCTTACCGTCGGCAATCTGCATAAAACCGCCTGCTAGTGTAGCTGGTTCTTTTTTGTCATCATTAATAATGACCAATTTACCAATAGCTAATGGAGTTACCATAGGGATATGATCTGCTAATACAGCCATCTCTCCTTCTGCTCCCTGAACAACGATTTTTTCTACTTCACCTTCGTAGAAGTTTCGATAGGGTGTTACAACTTTTAAATTGAATTTGGTCGACACCAAATCACCCCCCTATTGGATTACAGATTTTTCGCCTTTGCGATTGCCTCTTCGATTGTACCAACGTACAAGAAAGCACTCTCTGGCAAGTTGTCATGTTTTCCTTCAAGGATTTCTTTAAAGCCTCTAACTGTTTCTTTAAGAGGTACATATTTACCTTCAAGTCCTGTAAACTGCTCTGCAACGTTAAATGGTTGAGAGAAGAATGACTGCATTTTTCTCGCTCTAGCTACCGTGATTTTATCTTCATCAGATAATTCATCCATACCTAGTATAGCGATGATATCTTGAAGTTCTTTATATCTCTGAAGAACCTCTTGAACGTCACGAGCTACTTGATAATGCTCTTCACCAACGATAGCTGGGTCAAGTATTCTAGATGTTGAGTCAAGAGGATCTACTGCAGGATAAATACCTTTTTCAGAAATACCACGCGAAAGTACAGTTGTCGCATCAAGATGGGCAA from Tissierellales bacterium includes these protein-coding regions:
- a CDS encoding F0F1 ATP synthase subunit epsilon, which encodes MSTKFNLKVVTPYRNFYEGEVEKIVVQGAEGEMAVLADHIPMVTPLAIGKLVIINDDKKEPATLAGGFMQIADGKVVIVAEAAEWPHEIDVKRAEDAKNRAEGRLKDGGEETDSKRANESLKKARVRLDVAEEKK